Proteins encoded together in one uncultured Desulfosarcina sp. window:
- the asd gene encoding aspartate-semialdehyde dehydrogenase, which translates to MQRIPVGVIGATGMVGQNYIRLLDAHAWFEVTYVAASPGSANQPYQDAVAGRWLMATPIPEGVSHLIVGDANRTDQAKSQCRLIFSAVNMKKDAVAALELEYANQGLAVVSNNSAHRHTPDVPMVIPEINPHHLEIIPAQRKSRGWDNGLIAVKSNCSVQSYMAPIYALIKAGFPVNRVILTTLQALSGAGYPGPAAIDLVDNIVPYIGGEEEKSEIEPLKILGRVEGNAIVNASGLDISAHCTRVPVTDGHTACVSLEFKEAKPDLNEIATIWRQFSGLPQELALPSAPKRPIIVKTEPDRPQPRKDRDLDKSMAVTVGRLRKCNVFDVRFIGLHHNTVRGAAGGAILTAELLQAGNYL; encoded by the coding sequence ATGCAAAGAATCCCAGTCGGCGTGATCGGCGCCACAGGCATGGTCGGACAAAATTACATTCGGCTTTTGGACGCACACGCCTGGTTTGAGGTAACCTATGTGGCGGCCTCGCCCGGATCGGCCAATCAGCCCTACCAGGATGCCGTGGCCGGCAGGTGGCTGATGGCCACCCCGATTCCCGAAGGCGTGTCCCACTTGATCGTCGGTGATGCCAACCGGACCGATCAGGCCAAAAGCCAATGCCGTCTGATTTTTTCAGCCGTCAATATGAAAAAAGACGCCGTCGCGGCCCTGGAACTGGAATATGCGAACCAGGGCCTGGCCGTGGTCTCCAACAACTCGGCCCATCGCCATACCCCTGATGTTCCCATGGTCATCCCGGAAATCAATCCCCATCATCTTGAAATCATTCCTGCCCAGCGAAAAAGCCGGGGTTGGGACAACGGACTGATTGCCGTAAAATCCAATTGCAGCGTTCAAAGTTACATGGCCCCGATATACGCCCTCATCAAGGCTGGCTTTCCGGTCAACCGGGTAATCCTGACCACCCTTCAGGCCCTGTCCGGGGCGGGCTACCCGGGACCTGCCGCAATTGACCTGGTGGATAACATCGTCCCTTATATCGGCGGCGAGGAAGAGAAATCCGAAATCGAACCGCTCAAAATCCTTGGACGCGTCGAGGGGAACGCCATCGTCAATGCTTCCGGTTTAGACATTTCCGCCCACTGCACGCGCGTCCCGGTAACGGATGGCCATACCGCCTGTGTCAGCCTGGAATTCAAGGAGGCCAAACCGGATCTCAATGAGATCGCAACCATCTGGCGCCAATTTTCAGGACTGCCTCAAGAATTGGCGTTGCCTTCGGCTCCGAAAAGGCCCATAATCGTCAAAACGGAACCCGACCGCCCCCAACCTCGAAAAGACCGGGACCTCGACAAGTCGATGGCCGTTACCGTAGGCAGGTTGAGAAAATGCAACGTATTTGACGTACGCTTCATCGGACTGCACCACAACACCGTCCGGGGCGCTGCCGGCGGAGCTATTTTGACCGCTGAATTGTTGCAGGCGGGCAATTACCTTTGA
- a CDS encoding cache domain-containing protein, whose amino-acid sequence MKQPNRTFRARIFRSILWAYLPVVLLLSIAVELFYVPSLTSHAKLDLTNSTHALTNAIQASASVAIRNHLKAIAERNREIVRQHLSYVDQGMLTKEEALKRTRSILLSQRIGSSGYIYCLNSKGRMVVHPNSKVQDSNFSTVGFVQEQMARKEGYLEYDWQNPGEPEPHPKALYMVYLKELDWIISVSSYRSEFSELLNPGDLRDMVLSLQFGKSGYAYVLKKNGEVLIHPKLSEFNIMQQGTEPSDLCREMLSDGPGIVEYAWRNPGENVKRRKIAIYKFIPDYDWVVASSAYLDEIMRPAKLARIVTHGSALLLLLTGGLASFYLSGRLTRPVIKMLCQLDMNATNAEYVRLPIPADDELGQLAREFNAFLDMTERQNSEIKSERERYRSLYEASPDAILLMMGVSIIDCNESALSLLRTNRLSIIGKNFLDYSPPEQKDGESSALLGEKLVKNALIKELQTFEWKTQTSDGRLFDSEVRLKRLDDEEGKPLLLAFVRDITERKKSEHALRESELKYRQLVETANDSIFIAQGQKVIFANARSSEISGYEINEIIGRPFQAFIHPDDLQTVLDRFARRTGGEPELPSTYSFRLITKENTEKIVQISVSIIKWNGKPATLNCMRDITEQKRMEDALQQAQKMKSLGTLAGGIAHDFNNLLMGIQGRASLIAMDLPPSHSLLEHIQAIEEYIRSASGLTRQLLGAARGGKYEPKPIDVNELVNASSAMFSRTRKEIQVEKQLSSSLIVVEADRQQIEQVLLNMYVNAWQAMPDGGTIFLETSVTTLDQNLCKLHNAMPGRYATISVKDYGMGIDGNDIKHVFDPFFTTKEKSRGTGLGLASAYGIVKNHDGFITVNSDVGVGTTFTVHLPVSDKKVYHEHPTVQEMRKGTETILLVDDEAMVIDVTTELLKSMGYTVIAANGGEQAISEFSKLGDAIDLVILDMIMPGMDGSATFDRIREMQPSIPVVLSSGYARDGKAEEIMKRGCNGFIQKPYTISKLSDKIRKVLDG is encoded by the coding sequence TTGAAACAGCCAAACAGAACATTTCGCGCCCGTATTTTCAGATCCATCCTCTGGGCTTATTTGCCGGTCGTCCTGCTGTTGTCGATTGCCGTCGAGCTGTTTTATGTTCCATCGTTGACTTCTCATGCCAAGCTTGACCTCACCAACTCAACCCACGCGCTGACCAATGCAATTCAGGCCAGCGCATCCGTTGCGATACGCAATCATCTTAAAGCCATTGCTGAAAGAAATCGTGAAATTGTTCGACAACATCTCTCTTATGTCGATCAAGGGATGCTTACAAAAGAGGAAGCTCTCAAACGAACGAGATCGATTCTGCTCAGTCAACGAATCGGCAGTTCCGGTTATATATACTGCCTTAATTCAAAAGGACGGATGGTTGTTCATCCTAACTCAAAAGTGCAGGACAGCAATTTTTCAACCGTTGGCTTTGTTCAGGAACAAATGGCCCGCAAAGAGGGTTATCTTGAATATGACTGGCAAAATCCCGGGGAACCGGAACCCCACCCAAAAGCCCTCTATATGGTTTATTTAAAAGAGCTTGACTGGATCATTTCGGTCTCAAGTTATCGATCGGAATTCAGTGAGTTGCTCAACCCTGGGGACCTGCGGGATATGGTTTTGTCTCTGCAGTTTGGAAAAAGCGGGTATGCCTATGTCCTAAAAAAAAATGGAGAGGTGCTGATCCATCCCAAACTGTCGGAATTTAATATTATGCAGCAAGGAACGGAACCATCCGACTTGTGCCGGGAAATGCTCTCCGACGGCCCCGGGATTGTTGAGTATGCGTGGCGCAACCCGGGTGAGAACGTGAAACGGCGTAAAATAGCAATATATAAATTTATACCCGATTATGACTGGGTGGTAGCGTCTTCAGCATATTTGGACGAGATCATGAGGCCGGCTAAATTGGCCCGGATCGTAACGCATGGTTCGGCGCTCCTGCTTCTGCTGACAGGAGGACTGGCAAGTTTTTACTTAAGCGGACGATTGACACGACCGGTGATTAAGATGCTGTGTCAATTGGATATGAACGCCACAAACGCAGAATATGTTCGCCTCCCTATCCCGGCCGATGATGAACTGGGCCAATTGGCGCGAGAATTCAACGCATTTCTGGATATGACGGAGAGGCAGAACAGCGAGATCAAAAGTGAACGGGAACGATACAGGAGTCTGTACGAAGCGAGTCCGGATGCGATTCTTTTGATGATGGGCGTGTCGATTATCGATTGCAACGAATCTGCGCTGAGCCTGTTGAGAACAAATCGATTGTCCATTATAGGGAAAAATTTTCTCGACTATTCTCCACCGGAGCAAAAGGATGGTGAGTCCTCTGCTTTACTTGGCGAAAAGCTCGTTAAAAACGCCTTGATAAAAGAATTGCAGACCTTCGAGTGGAAGACGCAAACCAGTGATGGCCGCCTCTTCGATTCCGAAGTCCGGCTTAAGCGGCTGGACGATGAAGAGGGAAAACCGCTGCTGCTCGCCTTTGTTCGGGATATTACCGAGCGGAAAAAGTCTGAGCATGCATTACGGGAAAGTGAGCTTAAATACCGTCAGCTTGTCGAGACGGCCAATGATTCCATCTTTATCGCTCAGGGACAAAAAGTTATTTTTGCCAATGCCCGATCCTCTGAAATCTCCGGATACGAAATCAATGAGATTATAGGAAGACCCTTCCAGGCGTTCATTCATCCGGACGATTTACAGACAGTCCTTGATCGGTTTGCCCGCCGTACTGGTGGGGAGCCCGAATTGCCGTCAACCTATTCGTTTCGACTGATCACAAAAGAAAACACTGAAAAAATCGTTCAAATCAGCGTATCTATCATCAAATGGAACGGCAAACCGGCTACATTGAATTGCATGCGTGATATCACCGAGCAAAAACGGATGGAGGATGCACTTCAACAGGCCCAGAAAATGAAATCCCTGGGGACCCTTGCCGGTGGCATCGCCCATGATTTCAATAACCTGCTGATGGGTATCCAGGGGCGGGCCTCATTGATAGCCATGGACTTGCCACCTTCCCACAGCCTGTTAGAACATATCCAGGCTATTGAGGAATATATTCGAAGCGCATCGGGGCTTACCAGGCAACTGCTTGGCGCCGCCCGAGGTGGAAAATACGAGCCCAAACCCATCGATGTGAATGAATTGGTCAATGCAAGTTCGGCCATGTTCAGTCGGACCAGGAAAGAGATTCAAGTCGAAAAGCAGCTGTCATCAAGTCTGATCGTTGTTGAGGCTGACCGACAGCAGATTGAACAGGTATTGCTCAACATGTATGTCAATGCCTGGCAGGCCATGCCTGATGGGGGAACGATCTTTCTGGAAACCAGTGTCACAACATTAGACCAGAACTTATGCAAACTTCACAATGCGATGCCCGGTCGGTATGCAACCATTTCGGTTAAGGATTATGGCATGGGCATCGATGGAAACGACATCAAGCATGTGTTCGATCCTTTTTTCACGACCAAGGAAAAAAGCCGCGGCACGGGTTTGGGCCTGGCATCGGCATACGGAATCGTGAAAAACCATGACGGCTTCATAACGGTAAACAGTGACGTCGGCGTAGGGACCACGTTCACCGTCCATTTGCCTGTATCAGACAAAAAAGTCTATCACGAGCATCCAACTGTCCAGGAGATGCGGAAGGGTACGGAAACCATTCTTTTGGTAGATGATGAAGCCATGGTCATCGATGTGACGACAGAATTGTTGAAGAGTATGGGCTATACGGTGATTGCTGCAAACGGAGGCGAACAGGCCATCTCTGAGTTTTCCAAGCTGGGCGACGCTATCGATCTGGTGATTCTTGACATGATTATGCCGGGTATGGATGGAAGCGCAACCTTCGATCGCATTAGAGAAATGCAGCCAAGCATTCCTGTCGTTCTGTCCAGTGGATACGCCCGCGACGGGAAAGCGGAAGAGATTATGAAGCGCGGTTGCAACGGCTTTATCCAGAAGCCTTATACGATCTCCAAATTGTCGGATAAAATTCGAAAAGTCCTTGATGGGTGA
- a CDS encoding homocysteine S-methyltransferase family protein — MASHDPMLKNFTTRPILLDGGMGRELQFRGVQLSRQIWSASALTEAPDMVRTVHEDYIRAGADIITTNTYGLIRENLAKAGLEDRYEDLNAIAGRLARQACATADRPVLVAGSLPPLRGSFRPDRVGPASKLISCYREQARILAPFVDFFLCETMSSAVEGSAAAAGALEAGKPVWVSWTLHEDHSGRLRSGETIEEAVHALEGLKVTGCLVNCSAPDSITKAIPLLAETAEDRIIGGYANTFFPIPENWQLDGSQETDGLLSLRNDLDPEAYAQYAVQWIRDGAAVVGGCCGTRPAHIKKIFDIISGEGN; from the coding sequence ATGGCCAGCCACGATCCAATGCTTAAAAATTTTACCACCCGGCCGATCCTGCTGGACGGGGGGATGGGACGTGAATTGCAGTTCCGCGGGGTGCAGCTGTCCAGGCAGATCTGGTCGGCCAGTGCCCTTACAGAAGCGCCGGATATGGTCCGGACGGTTCATGAAGACTACATCCGGGCCGGTGCGGACATCATTACCACCAACACCTACGGATTGATCCGGGAAAATCTTGCAAAGGCCGGCCTGGAAGACCGGTATGAGGATCTCAACGCCATTGCCGGACGCCTGGCCAGGCAGGCCTGCGCCACTGCGGACCGGCCCGTGCTGGTGGCAGGCTCCCTGCCGCCGCTGCGGGGCAGTTTCAGGCCCGACCGGGTAGGCCCTGCATCAAAGCTCATCTCCTGCTACCGGGAACAGGCGAGAATTCTGGCTCCTTTTGTGGATTTCTTTTTATGCGAGACCATGTCCAGCGCCGTCGAGGGCAGCGCGGCGGCGGCAGGGGCGCTGGAGGCGGGAAAGCCCGTGTGGGTTTCCTGGACCCTGCATGAGGATCATTCCGGACGGTTGCGAAGCGGGGAAACCATCGAAGAGGCGGTCCATGCCCTTGAAGGGCTAAAGGTCACCGGCTGTCTTGTCAACTGCTCCGCCCCTGATAGCATCACAAAGGCCATTCCTCTGCTGGCTGAAACCGCTGAAGATCGAATCATTGGCGGATATGCCAATACCTTTTTCCCCATTCCTGAAAACTGGCAGCTTGACGGGAGCCAGGAAACCGACGGGCTGCTCTCCTTGAGAAACGATCTTGATCCGGAAGCCTACGCCCAATACGCCGTCCAATGGATTCGGGATGGTGCGGCCGTGGTTGGCGGATGCTGCGGCACCCGGCCCGCCCATATTAAAAAAATTTTCGATATCATATCCGGGGAAGGCAATTGA
- a CDS encoding PAS domain S-box protein — protein MKSLILRLIAPLWVKMALPIVVSIVLFSVAIFSVHLPSVYNTLLDERKHALKDMTQIVIEMARYYYAYESKGVMTREEAQETVLKAISSLCYGPTKKAYFWVNDLTHRMVMHPTMPFLDGRDLSDYQDPAGKRLFVEMVRQSEKTGDAFVSYSWELEGKNSPIVPKISYVKRFAPWDWIIGTGVYFQDIEAAARKEAKGLLFISMAVLMIVALLAFISIRQGMLAARAIRRREATLQGIFDQTREFMGVLEMDGRVRRANRTAMNFSGISQEDVIGKLFWDTVWWQGHPESQETVRKAVVKAQNGGTTVFDATHTSHDGRSIDVEVAIQPILDEKGKPMFIFADGIDVTERKQSEERLRRQQAELNSILKSSPVAIGTVKNRILIHANDELEKIVGHPKEELVGKSTRLLYPNDEIYRAVSKEYLRQVNEKGKSSLETVFQHKDGTLKDILFNAVPLNLDDLSQGFSCAVMDITEIKQYEKELLRQQAKLDSILRASPVGIGMIKDRIIIHANEELGKIVGRSEEELLGKSTRIFYPSENVFLAAGNVGYPQLAEHGYASLESVFQSKDGALKDVHICMAPVNEKDQSQGYSITVMDITERKKYEQELLRRQAEMDSILRASSVGIGMLKDRKIIHANEELSRMLDRPVEELKGESTRIFYPDEETFLATGEKAYRQLGEQGKASLESVFMSKDGTLRDVYITMAPLNEQDQSQGFSFAIMDISERKKDEKKLLRQQAEMNSIFKAATVGIGMVNNRIITHANDEMTRITGRALEELLGKSTRIFYPTEEEYLAVGEKYYRQIREQGYGTVETVFQSKDGTLKDIHLSLFPLAENDLGQGLCFTAMDITERKRYQQGLEELVKQRTNQLLEAKREAERANQAKSGFLANMSHEIRTPMNAILGMTHLALKTDLTAKQADYIYKIDSSAKALLGLINDILDFSKIEAGQLDIENIPFNMDQVFDDLSTVISQKAQEKELEFIIHEDMAIPNELVGDPFRLGQVLLNFVGNAIKFTQTGEIVVKSEILRRSEKNLLVKFSVKDTGIGLTKEQGEKLFQPFTQADTSTTRKYGGTGLGLSICKKLVELMGGEIGLESEYKRGSTFWFTCLFAIPDARIKNPRDYAILAEDLKGQRALVVDDSEASLLILKSLLETLKMKTVTVNSGAKALSVLENTPDAEQFPLVLMDYKMPEMSGAEATRKIKDNPRYKDKVAVIVVSAFGREEVMKQCMDAGADGFLVKPVNISALLDTILGGMGLKPCTSGRSGKVEEEKVPGLESVCGARVLLVEDNEINQQIAVELMENVGLVVDVANNGLQAVHALEGGKDKNYDLVFMDIQMPEMDGLTATKAIRDQGIAKLPIVAMTAHAMSSDRDKSLKAGMNDHITKPIDPVKLQQTLVQWIEPGKREPPEWFDAQTAHRPLKREADSLPMEGVPGISIRDGLATVSGDQKFYKKLLRLFRDNYVSTPSNILAAMEADRFEEAIRLAHTLKGVAANLGAKKLAGSSGTLETALREGRDDTGPLVGAVQADLDEVLRSLAELGEVIEEPVKNQAAGDLAKAPDLIDRITALIATNISEAMEKSEALAGILNSTRFEADIKKVCSLLGDFDTDEAIEELKLLKERLQAN, from the coding sequence ATGAAATCTCTAATCCTACGTTTAATTGCACCGTTATGGGTGAAGATGGCTTTGCCCATTGTGGTCTCGATCGTGCTGTTTTCGGTGGCTATCTTTAGCGTGCACCTGCCCAGTGTGTACAATACCCTGTTGGACGAAAGGAAACATGCCCTCAAGGACATGACCCAGATCGTTATAGAGATGGCCCGGTACTATTACGCTTATGAATCAAAAGGCGTTATGACGCGAGAAGAGGCGCAGGAGACGGTCCTGAAGGCCATCTCCTCTTTGTGCTATGGCCCCACCAAAAAGGCCTACTTCTGGGTCAACGATCTTACTCACCGCATGGTGATGCACCCTACCATGCCGTTTTTGGATGGCCGGGATCTCAGCGACTATCAGGATCCCGCCGGTAAACGGCTGTTCGTGGAGATGGTGCGACAAAGCGAAAAGACGGGCGATGCCTTCGTCTCCTACAGTTGGGAATTGGAGGGCAAAAACAGTCCCATCGTGCCCAAGATATCCTACGTTAAACGCTTTGCGCCATGGGACTGGATCATCGGAACCGGCGTCTATTTCCAGGACATCGAGGCAGCGGCGAGAAAGGAAGCCAAAGGCCTGTTGTTCATCAGCATGGCCGTTCTCATGATCGTGGCGCTGCTCGCATTTATTTCCATTCGGCAGGGAATGCTTGCGGCGCGCGCCATCCGTCGCCGGGAGGCAACCCTGCAAGGCATATTCGATCAGACCAGAGAGTTCATGGGTGTGCTTGAAATGGACGGCAGGGTGCGCCGGGCCAACCGCACCGCCATGAACTTCTCCGGCATTTCACAAGAAGATGTTATCGGGAAGCTCTTCTGGGATACTGTCTGGTGGCAGGGGCATCCCGAAAGCCAGGAGACGGTTCGCAAAGCCGTGGTCAAGGCGCAAAATGGCGGGACGACCGTGTTCGACGCAACGCATACCTCCCATGACGGCAGAAGCATCGATGTTGAAGTCGCCATCCAGCCCATCCTGGATGAAAAAGGCAAGCCCATGTTCATCTTCGCGGACGGCATCGACGTCACCGAACGCAAACAGTCCGAGGAACGATTGCGCCGCCAGCAAGCGGAATTAAACAGCATTTTAAAGTCCTCGCCTGTGGCCATCGGCACGGTGAAAAACCGCATTTTGATCCATGCCAACGACGAGCTTGAAAAAATCGTCGGCCACCCCAAAGAGGAGCTTGTGGGAAAGAGCACCAGGCTGCTCTATCCCAACGATGAAATTTACCGGGCCGTAAGCAAAGAATACCTCAGGCAAGTAAATGAAAAGGGAAAATCGTCCTTGGAGACCGTCTTCCAACACAAGGACGGAACCCTCAAGGATATCCTCTTCAACGCGGTCCCGCTCAACCTGGACGATCTTTCCCAGGGTTTTAGCTGTGCCGTTATGGATATAACGGAAATCAAACAATACGAGAAAGAACTGCTCCGCCAGCAGGCCAAACTGGACAGCATCCTCAGGGCCTCGCCAGTGGGCATCGGCATGATAAAAGATCGCATCATCATCCATGCCAACGAGGAATTGGGTAAAATCGTCGGCCGCTCCGAGGAGGAACTTTTAGGGAAAAGCACCCGGATCTTTTATCCCAGCGAAAATGTGTTCCTGGCCGCCGGCAATGTGGGCTATCCGCAACTAGCGGAACACGGGTACGCATCTTTGGAATCCGTTTTCCAATCTAAAGACGGGGCACTCAAGGACGTTCATATCTGCATGGCACCGGTGAACGAAAAAGACCAGAGCCAGGGTTATTCCATTACGGTCATGGACATAACGGAACGCAAGAAATACGAACAGGAATTGCTTCGCCGGCAAGCCGAAATGGACAGCATTCTCAGGGCATCGAGCGTAGGTATCGGCATGTTGAAGGACCGCAAAATAATCCACGCCAACGAGGAACTGTCCAGAATGCTCGACCGCCCTGTTGAGGAGCTGAAAGGAGAAAGCACCCGAATCTTTTATCCCGACGAGGAAACTTTCCTGGCCACGGGCGAAAAGGCCTACAGGCAACTTGGCGAACAGGGGAAAGCGTCCCTGGAGTCCGTTTTCATGAGCAAGGACGGAACCTTAAGGGACGTGTATATCACCATGGCGCCGCTAAACGAGCAAGACCAGAGTCAGGGCTTCTCCTTCGCGATCATGGATATATCGGAACGCAAAAAAGATGAAAAAAAATTGCTTCGGCAGCAGGCGGAAATGAACAGCATTTTCAAGGCTGCCACCGTGGGCATCGGCATGGTGAACAACCGCATCATAACGCATGCCAACGACGAAATGACCCGAATCACGGGACGCGCCCTGGAAGAACTCCTGGGGAAGAGCACCAGGATATTTTATCCCACCGAAGAGGAATATCTGGCCGTTGGCGAAAAATACTACCGGCAAATTCGGGAGCAGGGGTATGGGACAGTGGAGACTGTTTTTCAAAGCAAAGATGGGACGCTCAAGGACATTCATTTGAGCCTGTTTCCGCTGGCCGAGAACGACCTTGGCCAAGGTCTTTGCTTCACGGCCATGGATATCACGGAGCGTAAAAGATACCAGCAGGGTCTGGAAGAACTCGTAAAGCAGCGCACCAATCAGCTTCTGGAGGCCAAGCGGGAAGCGGAGCGGGCCAACCAGGCCAAGAGCGGTTTTCTGGCCAATATGAGCCACGAGATCCGCACGCCCATGAACGCCATCCTCGGCATGACCCATCTGGCCCTGAAAACCGATCTGACCGCCAAGCAGGCGGACTACATATACAAGATCGACAGTTCCGCCAAGGCGCTGTTGGGACTGATCAACGACATCCTGGACTTCTCCAAGATCGAGGCCGGCCAGCTCGATATCGAAAACATACCCTTCAACATGGACCAGGTTTTCGACGACCTTTCTACTGTTATTTCGCAGAAGGCGCAGGAAAAAGAACTGGAATTCATCATCCACGAGGATATGGCCATCCCCAACGAACTGGTGGGCGATCCCTTTCGGCTGGGTCAAGTCCTGTTGAACTTTGTCGGCAACGCCATCAAGTTCACGCAAACCGGAGAAATCGTCGTCAAGTCGGAAATCCTTCGGCGTTCGGAAAAAAACCTGCTCGTCAAGTTCAGCGTGAAAGATACGGGCATCGGCCTGACAAAGGAGCAGGGGGAAAAACTCTTCCAGCCTTTCACCCAGGCCGATACGTCCACGACCCGTAAATACGGGGGCACGGGTCTGGGGCTTTCGATCTGCAAAAAACTCGTGGAACTCATGGGCGGCGAAATCGGCCTGGAAAGCGAATATAAGCGCGGCAGTACGTTCTGGTTCACCTGCCTTTTCGCGATTCCGGATGCCCGCATAAAAAACCCGCGGGATTACGCCATCCTGGCCGAAGATCTGAAAGGGCAGCGCGCGCTGGTGGTGGATGACAGCGAGGCGTCGCTGCTCATCCTCAAATCGCTGTTGGAAACCCTGAAAATGAAAACCGTAACGGTGAATTCAGGCGCCAAGGCGCTGAGCGTTCTCGAGAACACCCCCGATGCCGAACAGTTTCCCCTGGTATTGATGGACTACAAGATGCCGGAAATGAGCGGCGCCGAAGCGACCCGAAAAATCAAGGACAACCCGCGGTATAAGGACAAAGTCGCGGTGATCGTCGTCTCGGCCTTTGGCCGGGAAGAGGTCATGAAGCAATGCATGGATGCCGGCGCCGATGGCTTCCTTGTCAAACCGGTCAACATTTCCGCCCTGCTGGATACCATCCTGGGAGGCATGGGCCTGAAGCCGTGCACATCCGGCAGGAGCGGCAAGGTCGAGGAAGAAAAGGTGCCGGGGCTGGAGTCGGTGTGCGGCGCCCGGGTCCTTTTGGTGGAAGACAACGAAATCAATCAGCAAATCGCCGTGGAGTTGATGGAGAACGTCGGCCTGGTGGTGGATGTGGCGAACAATGGCCTGCAAGCCGTACACGCGCTGGAAGGCGGTAAGGACAAGAATTACGATCTGGTGTTCATGGATATCCAGATGCCGGAAATGGATGGCCTGACCGCCACAAAGGCCATCCGGGACCAGGGCATTGCAAAACTGCCCATCGTGGCCATGACCGCCCACGCCATGAGCAGCGACCGGGATAAAAGCCTTAAGGCCGGCATGAACGACCACATCACAAAGCCCATCGATCCGGTTAAGCTGCAACAAACCCTGGTCCAATGGATCGAGCCGGGAAAGCGGGAACCCCCCGAGTGGTTCGATGCCCAGACGGCCCACCGTCCCCTGAAGCGGGAAGCGGACAGCCTGCCCATGGAAGGCGTGCCCGGAATATCCATCCGCGATGGGTTGGCGACGGTATCCGGCGACCAGAAATTCTACAAGAAGCTTCTGCGCCTTTTCCGGGACAACTACGTTTCCACGCCCTCGAACATATTGGCGGCCATGGAAGCCGATCGCTTCGAGGAGGCCATCCGCCTGGCCCACACGCTCAAGGGCGTGGCCGCCAATCTGGGCGCCAAGAAGCTGGCCGGCTCGTCCGGCACGCTGGAGACCGCCCTGCGGGAAGGCCGGGACGACACCGGGCCCCTCGTCGGCGCTGTCCAGGCAGATCTGGATGAAGTGTTGCGGTCCCTGGCCGAACTCGGTGAGGTCATCGAGGAACCCGTAAAAAATCAAGCGGCCGGGGACCTGGCCAAGGCGCCGGACCTGATCGATCGGATTACCGCCCTGATCGCAACGAATATATCGGAAGCCATGGAAAAATCAGAAGCGCTTGCCGGCATATTAAACTCAACCCGGTTTGAAGCCGATATAAAAAAAGTATGCAGCCTTTTGGGTGACTTTGATACGGACGAGGCAATAGAAGAATTGAAGCTCTTGAAAGAACGCCTGCAAGCCAACTAG
- a CDS encoding two-component system response regulator, with protein MSPMPQTSSKPVVLAVDDAPENLHVLIEVLKGDYNVIVAKAGEKAMMLCRNSPKPDLILLDVVMPEMDGYEVCRQLKKDTNTANIPVIFVTSLSEAGQEAKGLSLGAVDYITKPIIPEIVRARVGNHLDLKRHRDHLEDLVEERTRELALLKEVTIESLATLTECRDPETGGHIMRTKNYVRALATRAAKDERFAGRLDPNTIDLLYLSAPVHDIGKVGVSDSIMLKPGKLTPEEFEQMKKHTLYGRDSLLKAERKLGSNSFLHIAQEIACGHHEKWDGSGYPFGLAGEAIPLSARIMAVADVYDALISRRVYKAPIPHNKAVKIIVEGRGTHFDPALVDIFLEITDEFRSIALEFADYEEEREALASE; from the coding sequence ATGTCACCGATGCCCCAAACATCTTCCAAGCCCGTTGTTCTCGCGGTGGATGACGCACCCGAGAATCTCCATGTACTGATTGAAGTATTGAAGGGGGATTACAACGTAATTGTGGCCAAGGCCGGCGAAAAAGCCATGATGCTTTGCCGCAACTCACCGAAACCGGACCTCATTCTGCTCGACGTGGTCATGCCCGAAATGGATGGCTACGAAGTCTGCCGGCAGCTCAAAAAGGACACGAATACGGCAAATATCCCGGTGATTTTCGTCACCTCGCTCTCGGAGGCCGGCCAGGAGGCCAAGGGGCTGTCCTTAGGAGCGGTGGACTACATCACCAAACCCATCATTCCGGAAATCGTCAGGGCCCGGGTGGGCAACCATTTGGACCTCAAACGCCACCGGGACCACCTTGAAGATCTGGTAGAAGAGCGGACCCGGGAGTTGGCCCTGCTCAAAGAGGTGACCATCGAGAGCCTGGCGACGCTGACCGAATGCCGTGATCCGGAAACCGGCGGGCACATCATGCGCACCAAGAACTATGTCCGGGCCCTGGCCACCCGGGCAGCCAAAGACGAACGTTTTGCCGGCAGGCTGGATCCCAATACCATCGACCTTCTTTATCTGTCGGCCCCGGTGCACGATATCGGCAAAGTCGGCGTGTCCGACTCCATCATGCTCAAGCCGGGAAAGCTTACCCCCGAAGAGTTCGAACAGATGAAAAAGCACACGCTCTATGGCCGGGACAGCCTGCTGAAGGCAGAGCGCAAGCTCGGGAGCAACAGTTTTTTGCATATCGCCCAGGAAATCGCCTGCGGACACCATGAAAAATGGGACGGCTCAGGCTACCCCTTCGGGCTGGCCGGAGAGGCCATTCCTTTGTCCGCGCGGATCATGGCCGTGGCCGACGTGTATGACGCCTTGATCAGCAGGCGGGTCTACAAGGCGCCCATACCGCACAACAAAGCTGTAAAGATCATTGTCGAAGGCCGGGGCACACACTTCGATCCGGCGCTGGTGGACATTTTTTTGGAGATAACCGACGAGTTCCGCAGCATCGCCCTGGAGTTTGCGGATTATGAGGAAGAACGGGAGGCCCTTGCATCGGAATGA